A DNA window from Trichomycterus rosablanca isolate fTriRos1 chromosome 9, fTriRos1.hap1, whole genome shotgun sequence contains the following coding sequences:
- the si:ch211-241j12.3 gene encoding uncharacterized protein si:ch211-241j12.3, with the protein MTLESPSSASLSHLLQMSKNKAADLQEESELGGAVDQHPKTKMDNKNLICRIQSHQLTTANIKAEGLLEKDVKAEPICGHEDQILEQKIGAEVPPLRYDDCAMRISACRSPVYQELQICTREMSDFQTPLVLDTGSGLVKAGFANQDLPTTIFPTAIGLPKYEEVMSSSLDRSVYMGHDAQHMRGVLTLHWPMKNGAVRNWEQMEMIWQHVFDQLRVCSEDHPVLLTEGVMSVKENQQRSVQIMFESFNVPLTYTALQPVLALYTTGRTTGVVFDSGDGVSHSVPVYDGYSLPHAVQRFNLAGSDVTLHLKQLLQEQGVCMRTSAEMEIVRDVKERCCVVALDYEAELKGGGGASTQVHYTLPDGQVVSLTTERFRAPEILFKPELIGQDFYGMHESIFKSVLQSDIDLRRDLVGNIVLSGGNTLLAGLPERLRREISRLAPADLGQRVKVVSHDDRDFSVWRGGAALASMPAFSSAWISRDEYEEFGPQIVFRKCF; encoded by the exons ATGACGCTCGAGAGTCCCAGTTCTGCAAGTCTGTCACATCTGCTTCAAATGTCAAAGAACAAAGCGGCGGACTTGCAGGAGGAATCTGAGTTAGGTGGAGCAGTAGATCAACACCCAAAAACCAAGATGGACAATAAGAATCTGATCTGTAGAATTCAATCACATCAACTTACAACTGCAAATATCAAAGCTGAGGGCCTGTTAGAAAAAGATGTAAAGGCTGAACCCATTTGTGGACATGAAGATCAGATTCTGGAGCAGAAAATTGGGGCTGAGGTTCCTCCACTTCGTTACGATGACTGTGCCATGAGGATAAGTGCCTGCAGATCACCGGTCTATCAAGAGCTCCAGATCTGCACCAGAGAG ATGAGTGATTTTCAGACGCCTCTGGTCTTGGATACTGGTTCTGGTTTGGTAAAGGCCGGATTTGCTAATCAGGATCTTCCCACCACAATCTTCCCCACGGCCATCGGCCTTCCCAAATACGAG GAAGTGATGAGCAGTAGTTTGGATCGCAGTGTGTATATGGGACATGATGCTCAGCACATGAGAGGTGTGTTAACGCTTCATTGGCCCATGAAGAACGGAGCGGTGAGGAACTGGGAGCAGATGGAGATG aTCTGGCAGCATGTGTTTGATCAGTTGCGAGTGTGTTCTGAAGATCACCCAGTTCTGCTAACGGAAGGAGTGATGAGTGTTAAAGAGAACCAACAACGTTCTGTCCAGATCATGTTTGAGTCCTTCAATGTTCCACTAACCTACACCGCTCTACAACCTGTACTAGCACTGTACACAACCGGCAGAACCACag GTGTGGTTTTTGACTCTGGTGATGGGGTGAGTCACAGTGTACCGGTGTATGATGGGTACAGTTTACCTCATGCTGTTCAGCGCTTTAACCTGGCAGGATCTGATGTTACCCTGCACCTTAAACAG CTGCTGCAGGAGCAGGGCGTGTGCATGAGGACGTCGGCCGAGATGGAGATCGTACGGGACGTTAAAGAAAGGTGCTGCGTTGTAGCTCTGGATTATGAGGCGGAGCTCAAGGGAGGGGGAGGAGCCAGCACACAGGTACACTACACTCTACCTGATGGACAGGTCGTCTCCCTGACAACTGAGAGATTCAG GGCTCCTGAGATCCTGTTTAAACCAGAGCTGATTGGTCAAGATTTTTATGGGATGCATGAAAGCATTTTTAAGTCAGTTCTTCAGTCGGACATCGACCTGCGCAGAGATTTAGTGGGAAACATTGTTCTTTCTG GTGGTAACACGTTGCTGGCGGGACTTCCTGAACGTCTGCGCCGTGAGATCAGCCGATTGGCTCCTGCAGACTTGGGTCAGAGGGTGAAGGTTGTAAGCCATGATGATCGTGATTTCTCCGTGTGGCGAGGGGGTGCTGCACTCGCCAGCATGCCAGCTTTCTCCTCCGCCTGGATCAGCCGGGACGAGTATGAAGAGTTCGGACCCCAGATCGTCTTCAGGAAGTGTTTCTAA